A genome region from Chelonia mydas isolate rCheMyd1 chromosome 12, rCheMyd1.pri.v2, whole genome shotgun sequence includes the following:
- the LRRC29 gene encoding leucine-rich repeat-containing protein 29 isoform X5: MDRQDGGIAEGQVLIALCLDSRDRGARPDQPKGAAGPEQEQSVLGVPKRGRCSCMEMQRLPVEVITHILSFLPIADRKEASLVNHTWYFAAQDSLRQENILYNIPATSTSLAAIESLARRRVSCVSLTSLDGSTVSRDVIQAVSCHLGPHLQSLSLRGSSLTETSFLHLLLACPCLSSLDLSGCNSLFMSGTLLSKPETIGQAREALTNLQELNLAGLRYLSDLSFNRLTGCAPRLARLSLARCHLTFEFDPYRGSSNYNSTALLSFRNLLRFLKERASSLRALDLSGTSITLPAMRSLVQVEGLRLQELVLQNCRDLSNEAVSLLCTHQPHLTALDLTGCSELSDRATLAVSAGLRALQSLRLGKLQRLTDGGFLGIAELRSLQNLDLSECSLVSGSELVKVCSSPELRPNLASLSFAFCSLLRDSSVLSLARSLSPSLRVLDLSSCVSITNVSIQAISSHLPQLIVLRLAWCKELTDWGLLGAEEPREECNHRRENLEQDPKALSDSSWKESQKQPRASLQALQHLQELDLMACSKLTDTSITKVIRFPALRQLSLSLLPEITDASLVAVARGCQSLEQLSMSHCGKLTDKGFMEAAGSLRRLQHFVISGCSQLTCQTLMAISRECRQLKSLDVSMCHGIRMADIELFQVQLPLQTCVHSRFVGGADLSFTL; encoded by the exons ATGGATAGACAGGATGGGGGCATTGCAGAGGGTCAGGTGTTGATAGCTCTCTGTCTGGACTCCAGAGACCGAGGCGCTCGCCCAGACCAACCGAAGGGAGcagctgggcctgagcaggagcaaTCCGTGCTGGGGGTCCCAAAAAGGGGCAGATGCAGCTGCATGGAGATGCAAAGGCTCCCAGTGGAG GTCATCACCCACATCCTCAGCTTCTTGCCCATCGCTGACAGGAAGGAGGCCTCTCTGGTGAATCACACCTGGTACTTTGCGGCTCAGGACTCCCTGCGGCAG GAGAACATCCTGTACAACATCCCagccacctccacctccctggctGCCATTGAGAGCCTGGCTAGACGGCGCGTGAGCTGCGTCAGCCTGACCAGCCTCGACGGCTCCACCGTTTCCCGGGACGTGATCCAGGCTGTCTCCTGTCACTTGGGGCCACATCTGCAGAGCTTGTCTCTGCGTGGGAGCAGCCTGACCGAAACATCATTCCTGCACCTCCTCCTTGCCTGCCCTTGCCTCTCCTCGCTGGATCTGAGTGGCTGCAACAGCCTCTTCATGTCTGGGACGCTGCTCTCCAAGCCAGAGACCATCGGCCAAGCCCGAGAAGCGCTGACCAATCTCCAGGAGCTGAACCTGGCCGGCCTGCGCTACCTGTCAGATCTCAGTTTCAACCGGCTGACTGGCTGCGCGCCGCGCCTGGCCAGACTCTCGCTGGCTCGCTGCCACCTCACCTTTGAGTTTGACCCCTACCGCGGGTCCAGCAACTAcaactccactgccctgctgtCCTTCCGCAACCTCCTGCGGTTCCTGAAGGAGCGGGCCAGCAGCCTCCGGGCCTTGGACTTGAGTGGCACCAGCATTACCTTGCCAGCGATGAGGTCCCTGGTGCAAGTGGAGGGGCTGCGCCTGCAGGAACTCGTGCTGCAGAACTGCCGGGACCTCTCCAACGAGGCCGTCAGCCTCCTCTGTACGCACCAGCCCCACCTGACTGCGCTGGACCTCACCGGGTGCTCTGAGCTGTCCGACCGGGCCACCCTCGCTGTGTCAGCAGGGCTGCGAGCCCTGCAGAGCTTGCGCCTGGGGAAGCTCCAGAGGCTGACGGACGGGGGTTTCCTGGGCATTGCTGAGCTCCGGAGCCTGCAGAACCTGGACCTATCTGAGTGCAGCCTCGTGAGCGGCAGCGAGCTGGTGAAAGTGTGCTCCTCCCCTGAGCTGCGGCCTAACCTGGCCTCCCTCAGCTTTGCCTTCTGCTCTCTGCTCAGA gaTAGCTCTGTCCTCTCGCTGGCCAGGTCCCTAAGCCCCAGTCTGCGGGTATTAGATCTCTCCTCTTGCGTCTCCATCACCAACGTGAGCATCCAAGCGatttcctcccacctcccccagctgATTGTCCTGCGATTGGCCTGGTGCAAGGAGCTGACGGACTGGGGTCTCCTGGGCGCAGAGGAGCCCAGAGAGGAGTGTAACCATCGCAGAGAG AACCTGGAGCAGGATCCCAAGGCCCTCAGCGACTCCTCCTGGAAGGAGTCCCAGAAGCAGCCCCGAGCCTCCCTGCAGGCACTACAGCATCTGCAAGAGCTCGACCTCATGGCCTGCAGCAAGCTGACTGACACCAGCATCACCAAG GTTATCCGCTTCCCAGCCCTGAGGCAGCTTTCCCTCAGCTTGCTACCGGAGATCACTGACGCCAGCCTGGTGGCGGTGGCCAGGGGTTGCCAGAGCCTGGAGCAGCTGTCCATGAGTCATTGTGGAAAGCTGACGGACAAAGGCTTCATGGAGGCTGCTGGCTCTCTACGGAGACTCCAGCATTTCGTCATCTCTGGCTGCAGCCAGCTCACATGCCA GACACTGATGGCCATCAGCAGGGAGTGCAGACAGCTGAAGAGCCTGGATGTCTCCATGTGCCATGGGATCAGGATGGCTGATATTGAGCTTTTCCAGGTCCAGCTCCCCCTGCAGACGTGTGTCCATTCACGCTTTGTGGGTGGAGCAGATCTTTCCTTCACCCTGTGA
- the LRRC29 gene encoding leucine-rich repeat-containing protein 29 isoform X3, producing the protein MDRQDGGIAEGQVLIALCLDSRDRGARPDQPKGAAGPEQEQSVLGVPKRGRCSCMEMQRLPVEVITHILSFLPIADRKEASLVNHTWYFAAQDSLRQENILYNIPATSTSLAAIESLARRRVSCVSLTSLDGSTVSRDVIQAVSCHLGPHLQSLSLRGSSLTETSFLHLLLACPCLSSLDLSGCNSLFMSGTLLSKPETIGQAREALTNLQELNLAGLRYLSDLSFNRLTGCAPRLARLSLARCHLTFEFDPYRGSSNYNSTALLSFRNLLRFLKERASSLRALDLSGTSITLPAMRSLVQVEGLRLQELVLQNCRDLSNEAVSLLCTHQPHLTALDLTGCSELSDRATLAVSAGLRALQSLRLGKLQRLTDGGFLGIAELRSLQNLDLSECSLVSGSELVKVCSSPELRPNLASLSFAFCSLLRDSSVLSLARSLSPSLRVLDLSSCVSITNVSIQAISSHLPQLIVLRLAWCKELTDWGLLGAEEPREECNHRREKDTGPQFSRNFGNMGFFLPPLQNLEQDPKALSDSSWKESQKQPRASLQALQHLQELDLMACSKLTDTSITKVIRFPALRQLSLSLLPEITDASLVAVARGCQSLEQLSMSHCGKLTDKGFMEAAGSLRRLQHFVISGCSQLTCQTLMAISRECRQLKSLDVSMCHGIRMADIELFQVQLPLQTCVHSRFVGGADLSFTL; encoded by the exons ATGGATAGACAGGATGGGGGCATTGCAGAGGGTCAGGTGTTGATAGCTCTCTGTCTGGACTCCAGAGACCGAGGCGCTCGCCCAGACCAACCGAAGGGAGcagctgggcctgagcaggagcaaTCCGTGCTGGGGGTCCCAAAAAGGGGCAGATGCAGCTGCATGGAGATGCAAAGGCTCCCAGTGGAG GTCATCACCCACATCCTCAGCTTCTTGCCCATCGCTGACAGGAAGGAGGCCTCTCTGGTGAATCACACCTGGTACTTTGCGGCTCAGGACTCCCTGCGGCAG GAGAACATCCTGTACAACATCCCagccacctccacctccctggctGCCATTGAGAGCCTGGCTAGACGGCGCGTGAGCTGCGTCAGCCTGACCAGCCTCGACGGCTCCACCGTTTCCCGGGACGTGATCCAGGCTGTCTCCTGTCACTTGGGGCCACATCTGCAGAGCTTGTCTCTGCGTGGGAGCAGCCTGACCGAAACATCATTCCTGCACCTCCTCCTTGCCTGCCCTTGCCTCTCCTCGCTGGATCTGAGTGGCTGCAACAGCCTCTTCATGTCTGGGACGCTGCTCTCCAAGCCAGAGACCATCGGCCAAGCCCGAGAAGCGCTGACCAATCTCCAGGAGCTGAACCTGGCCGGCCTGCGCTACCTGTCAGATCTCAGTTTCAACCGGCTGACTGGCTGCGCGCCGCGCCTGGCCAGACTCTCGCTGGCTCGCTGCCACCTCACCTTTGAGTTTGACCCCTACCGCGGGTCCAGCAACTAcaactccactgccctgctgtCCTTCCGCAACCTCCTGCGGTTCCTGAAGGAGCGGGCCAGCAGCCTCCGGGCCTTGGACTTGAGTGGCACCAGCATTACCTTGCCAGCGATGAGGTCCCTGGTGCAAGTGGAGGGGCTGCGCCTGCAGGAACTCGTGCTGCAGAACTGCCGGGACCTCTCCAACGAGGCCGTCAGCCTCCTCTGTACGCACCAGCCCCACCTGACTGCGCTGGACCTCACCGGGTGCTCTGAGCTGTCCGACCGGGCCACCCTCGCTGTGTCAGCAGGGCTGCGAGCCCTGCAGAGCTTGCGCCTGGGGAAGCTCCAGAGGCTGACGGACGGGGGTTTCCTGGGCATTGCTGAGCTCCGGAGCCTGCAGAACCTGGACCTATCTGAGTGCAGCCTCGTGAGCGGCAGCGAGCTGGTGAAAGTGTGCTCCTCCCCTGAGCTGCGGCCTAACCTGGCCTCCCTCAGCTTTGCCTTCTGCTCTCTGCTCAGA gaTAGCTCTGTCCTCTCGCTGGCCAGGTCCCTAAGCCCCAGTCTGCGGGTATTAGATCTCTCCTCTTGCGTCTCCATCACCAACGTGAGCATCCAAGCGatttcctcccacctcccccagctgATTGTCCTGCGATTGGCCTGGTGCAAGGAGCTGACGGACTGGGGTCTCCTGGGCGCAGAGGAGCCCAGAGAGGAGTGTAACCATCGCAGAGAG AAGGACACAGGGCCCCAGTTCAGCAGGAATTTTGGTAACATGGGATTCTTCCTGCCGCCTCTGCAGAACCTGGAGCAGGATCCCAAGGCCCTCAGCGACTCCTCCTGGAAGGAGTCCCAGAAGCAGCCCCGAGCCTCCCTGCAGGCACTACAGCATCTGCAAGAGCTCGACCTCATGGCCTGCAGCAAGCTGACTGACACCAGCATCACCAAG GTTATCCGCTTCCCAGCCCTGAGGCAGCTTTCCCTCAGCTTGCTACCGGAGATCACTGACGCCAGCCTGGTGGCGGTGGCCAGGGGTTGCCAGAGCCTGGAGCAGCTGTCCATGAGTCATTGTGGAAAGCTGACGGACAAAGGCTTCATGGAGGCTGCTGGCTCTCTACGGAGACTCCAGCATTTCGTCATCTCTGGCTGCAGCCAGCTCACATGCCA GACACTGATGGCCATCAGCAGGGAGTGCAGACAGCTGAAGAGCCTGGATGTCTCCATGTGCCATGGGATCAGGATGGCTGATATTGAGCTTTTCCAGGTCCAGCTCCCCCTGCAGACGTGTGTCCATTCACGCTTTGTGGGTGGAGCAGATCTTTCCTTCACCCTGTGA
- the LRRC29 gene encoding leucine-rich repeat-containing protein 29 isoform X7 yields the protein MEMQRLPVEVITHILSFLPIADRKEASLVNHTWYFAAQDSLRQENILYNIPATSTSLAAIESLARRRVSCVSLTSLDGSTVSRDVIQAVSCHLGPHLQSLSLRGSSLTETSFLHLLLACPCLSSLDLSGCNSLFMSGTLLSKPETIGQAREALTNLQELNLAGLRYLSDLSFNRLTGCAPRLARLSLARCHLTFEFDPYRGSSNYNSTALLSFRNLLRFLKERASSLRALDLSGTSITLPAMRSLVQVEGLRLQELVLQNCRDLSNEAVSLLCTHQPHLTALDLTGCSELSDRATLAVSAGLRALQSLRLGKLQRLTDGGFLGIAELRSLQNLDLSECSLVSGSELVKVCSSPELRPNLASLSFAFCSLLRDSSVLSLARSLSPSLRVLDLSSCVSITNVSIQAISSHLPQLIVLRLAWCKELTDWGLLGAEEPREECNHRRENLEQDPKALSDSSWKESQKQPRASLQALQHLQELDLMACSKLTDTSITKVIRFPALRQLSLSLLPEITDASLVAVARGCQSLEQLSMSHCGKLTDKGFMEAAGSLRRLQHFVISGCSQLTCQTLMAISRECRQLKSLDVSMCHGIRMADIELFQVQLPLQTCVHSRFVGGADLSFTL from the exons ATGGAGATGCAAAGGCTCCCAGTGGAG GTCATCACCCACATCCTCAGCTTCTTGCCCATCGCTGACAGGAAGGAGGCCTCTCTGGTGAATCACACCTGGTACTTTGCGGCTCAGGACTCCCTGCGGCAG GAGAACATCCTGTACAACATCCCagccacctccacctccctggctGCCATTGAGAGCCTGGCTAGACGGCGCGTGAGCTGCGTCAGCCTGACCAGCCTCGACGGCTCCACCGTTTCCCGGGACGTGATCCAGGCTGTCTCCTGTCACTTGGGGCCACATCTGCAGAGCTTGTCTCTGCGTGGGAGCAGCCTGACCGAAACATCATTCCTGCACCTCCTCCTTGCCTGCCCTTGCCTCTCCTCGCTGGATCTGAGTGGCTGCAACAGCCTCTTCATGTCTGGGACGCTGCTCTCCAAGCCAGAGACCATCGGCCAAGCCCGAGAAGCGCTGACCAATCTCCAGGAGCTGAACCTGGCCGGCCTGCGCTACCTGTCAGATCTCAGTTTCAACCGGCTGACTGGCTGCGCGCCGCGCCTGGCCAGACTCTCGCTGGCTCGCTGCCACCTCACCTTTGAGTTTGACCCCTACCGCGGGTCCAGCAACTAcaactccactgccctgctgtCCTTCCGCAACCTCCTGCGGTTCCTGAAGGAGCGGGCCAGCAGCCTCCGGGCCTTGGACTTGAGTGGCACCAGCATTACCTTGCCAGCGATGAGGTCCCTGGTGCAAGTGGAGGGGCTGCGCCTGCAGGAACTCGTGCTGCAGAACTGCCGGGACCTCTCCAACGAGGCCGTCAGCCTCCTCTGTACGCACCAGCCCCACCTGACTGCGCTGGACCTCACCGGGTGCTCTGAGCTGTCCGACCGGGCCACCCTCGCTGTGTCAGCAGGGCTGCGAGCCCTGCAGAGCTTGCGCCTGGGGAAGCTCCAGAGGCTGACGGACGGGGGTTTCCTGGGCATTGCTGAGCTCCGGAGCCTGCAGAACCTGGACCTATCTGAGTGCAGCCTCGTGAGCGGCAGCGAGCTGGTGAAAGTGTGCTCCTCCCCTGAGCTGCGGCCTAACCTGGCCTCCCTCAGCTTTGCCTTCTGCTCTCTGCTCAGA gaTAGCTCTGTCCTCTCGCTGGCCAGGTCCCTAAGCCCCAGTCTGCGGGTATTAGATCTCTCCTCTTGCGTCTCCATCACCAACGTGAGCATCCAAGCGatttcctcccacctcccccagctgATTGTCCTGCGATTGGCCTGGTGCAAGGAGCTGACGGACTGGGGTCTCCTGGGCGCAGAGGAGCCCAGAGAGGAGTGTAACCATCGCAGAGAG AACCTGGAGCAGGATCCCAAGGCCCTCAGCGACTCCTCCTGGAAGGAGTCCCAGAAGCAGCCCCGAGCCTCCCTGCAGGCACTACAGCATCTGCAAGAGCTCGACCTCATGGCCTGCAGCAAGCTGACTGACACCAGCATCACCAAG GTTATCCGCTTCCCAGCCCTGAGGCAGCTTTCCCTCAGCTTGCTACCGGAGATCACTGACGCCAGCCTGGTGGCGGTGGCCAGGGGTTGCCAGAGCCTGGAGCAGCTGTCCATGAGTCATTGTGGAAAGCTGACGGACAAAGGCTTCATGGAGGCTGCTGGCTCTCTACGGAGACTCCAGCATTTCGTCATCTCTGGCTGCAGCCAGCTCACATGCCA GACACTGATGGCCATCAGCAGGGAGTGCAGACAGCTGAAGAGCCTGGATGTCTCCATGTGCCATGGGATCAGGATGGCTGATATTGAGCTTTTCCAGGTCCAGCTCCCCCTGCAGACGTGTGTCCATTCACGCTTTGTGGGTGGAGCAGATCTTTCCTTCACCCTGTGA
- the LRRC29 gene encoding leucine-rich repeat-containing protein 29 isoform X6, with translation MEMQRLPVEVITHILSFLPIADRKEASLVNHTWYFAAQDSLRQENILYNIPATSTSLAAIESLARRRVSCVSLTSLDGSTVSRDVIQAVSCHLGPHLQSLSLRGSSLTETSFLHLLLACPCLSSLDLSGCNSLFMSGTLLSKPETIGQAREALTNLQELNLAGLRYLSDLSFNRLTGCAPRLARLSLARCHLTFEFDPYRGSSNYNSTALLSFRNLLRFLKERASSLRALDLSGTSITLPAMRSLVQVEGLRLQELVLQNCRDLSNEAVSLLCTHQPHLTALDLTGCSELSDRATLAVSAGLRALQSLRLGKLQRLTDGGFLGIAELRSLQNLDLSECSLVSGSELVKVCSSPELRPNLASLSFAFCSLLRDSSVLSLARSLSPSLRVLDLSSCVSITNVSIQAISSHLPQLIVLRLAWCKELTDWGLLGAEEPREECNHRREKDTGPQFSRNFGNMGFFLPPLQNLEQDPKALSDSSWKESQKQPRASLQALQHLQELDLMACSKLTDTSITKVIRFPALRQLSLSLLPEITDASLVAVARGCQSLEQLSMSHCGKLTDKGFMEAAGSLRRLQHFVISGCSQLTCQTLMAISRECRQLKSLDVSMCHGIRMADIELFQVQLPLQTCVHSRFVGGADLSFTL, from the exons ATGGAGATGCAAAGGCTCCCAGTGGAG GTCATCACCCACATCCTCAGCTTCTTGCCCATCGCTGACAGGAAGGAGGCCTCTCTGGTGAATCACACCTGGTACTTTGCGGCTCAGGACTCCCTGCGGCAG GAGAACATCCTGTACAACATCCCagccacctccacctccctggctGCCATTGAGAGCCTGGCTAGACGGCGCGTGAGCTGCGTCAGCCTGACCAGCCTCGACGGCTCCACCGTTTCCCGGGACGTGATCCAGGCTGTCTCCTGTCACTTGGGGCCACATCTGCAGAGCTTGTCTCTGCGTGGGAGCAGCCTGACCGAAACATCATTCCTGCACCTCCTCCTTGCCTGCCCTTGCCTCTCCTCGCTGGATCTGAGTGGCTGCAACAGCCTCTTCATGTCTGGGACGCTGCTCTCCAAGCCAGAGACCATCGGCCAAGCCCGAGAAGCGCTGACCAATCTCCAGGAGCTGAACCTGGCCGGCCTGCGCTACCTGTCAGATCTCAGTTTCAACCGGCTGACTGGCTGCGCGCCGCGCCTGGCCAGACTCTCGCTGGCTCGCTGCCACCTCACCTTTGAGTTTGACCCCTACCGCGGGTCCAGCAACTAcaactccactgccctgctgtCCTTCCGCAACCTCCTGCGGTTCCTGAAGGAGCGGGCCAGCAGCCTCCGGGCCTTGGACTTGAGTGGCACCAGCATTACCTTGCCAGCGATGAGGTCCCTGGTGCAAGTGGAGGGGCTGCGCCTGCAGGAACTCGTGCTGCAGAACTGCCGGGACCTCTCCAACGAGGCCGTCAGCCTCCTCTGTACGCACCAGCCCCACCTGACTGCGCTGGACCTCACCGGGTGCTCTGAGCTGTCCGACCGGGCCACCCTCGCTGTGTCAGCAGGGCTGCGAGCCCTGCAGAGCTTGCGCCTGGGGAAGCTCCAGAGGCTGACGGACGGGGGTTTCCTGGGCATTGCTGAGCTCCGGAGCCTGCAGAACCTGGACCTATCTGAGTGCAGCCTCGTGAGCGGCAGCGAGCTGGTGAAAGTGTGCTCCTCCCCTGAGCTGCGGCCTAACCTGGCCTCCCTCAGCTTTGCCTTCTGCTCTCTGCTCAGA gaTAGCTCTGTCCTCTCGCTGGCCAGGTCCCTAAGCCCCAGTCTGCGGGTATTAGATCTCTCCTCTTGCGTCTCCATCACCAACGTGAGCATCCAAGCGatttcctcccacctcccccagctgATTGTCCTGCGATTGGCCTGGTGCAAGGAGCTGACGGACTGGGGTCTCCTGGGCGCAGAGGAGCCCAGAGAGGAGTGTAACCATCGCAGAGAG AAGGACACAGGGCCCCAGTTCAGCAGGAATTTTGGTAACATGGGATTCTTCCTGCCGCCTCTGCAGAACCTGGAGCAGGATCCCAAGGCCCTCAGCGACTCCTCCTGGAAGGAGTCCCAGAAGCAGCCCCGAGCCTCCCTGCAGGCACTACAGCATCTGCAAGAGCTCGACCTCATGGCCTGCAGCAAGCTGACTGACACCAGCATCACCAAG GTTATCCGCTTCCCAGCCCTGAGGCAGCTTTCCCTCAGCTTGCTACCGGAGATCACTGACGCCAGCCTGGTGGCGGTGGCCAGGGGTTGCCAGAGCCTGGAGCAGCTGTCCATGAGTCATTGTGGAAAGCTGACGGACAAAGGCTTCATGGAGGCTGCTGGCTCTCTACGGAGACTCCAGCATTTCGTCATCTCTGGCTGCAGCCAGCTCACATGCCA GACACTGATGGCCATCAGCAGGGAGTGCAGACAGCTGAAGAGCCTGGATGTCTCCATGTGCCATGGGATCAGGATGGCTGATATTGAGCTTTTCCAGGTCCAGCTCCCCCTGCAGACGTGTGTCCATTCACGCTTTGTGGGTGGAGCAGATCTTTCCTTCACCCTGTGA
- the LRRC29 gene encoding leucine-rich repeat-containing protein 29 isoform X2, producing the protein MDRQDGGIAEGQVLIALCLDSRDRGARPDQPKGAAGPEQEQSVLGVPKRGRCSCMEMQRLPVEVITHILSFLPIADRKEASLVNHTWYFAAQDSLRQENILYNIPATSTSLAAIESLARRRVSCVSLTSLDGSTVSRDVIQAVSCHLGPHLQSLSLRGSSLTETSFLHLLLACPCLSSLDLSGCNSLFMSGTLLSKPETIGQAREALTNLQELNLAGLRYLSDLSFNRLTGCAPRLARLSLARCHLTFEFDPYRGSSNYNSTALLSFRNLLRFLKERASSLRALDLSGTSITLPAMRSLVQVEGLRLQELVLQNCRDLSNEAVSLLCTHQPHLTALDLTGCSELSDRATLAVSAGLRALQSLRLGKLQRLTDGGFLGIAELRSLQNLDLSECSLVSGSELVKVCSSPELRPNLASLSFAFCSLLRDSSVLSLARSLSPSLRVLDLSSCVSITNVSIQAISSHLPQLIVLRLAWCKELTDWGLLGAEEPREECNHRRENLEQDPKALSDSSWKESQKQPRASLQALQHLQELDLMACSKLTDTSITKVWRARLWTGAQPAQQLSLICSLYSREILLGCMFLCTHQGKRCRALTAPSQHRIMSPLPTRCPRDSGHWGGGISLRSASPALSAAGELQCGWVGRAPGCVGSKLSCQQKATPSCTAPAAILTQGRDSGVGLHSSELPGATALGGSRAEDAFPLFPNTLCSEVFFASLAQDGSRW; encoded by the exons ATGGATAGACAGGATGGGGGCATTGCAGAGGGTCAGGTGTTGATAGCTCTCTGTCTGGACTCCAGAGACCGAGGCGCTCGCCCAGACCAACCGAAGGGAGcagctgggcctgagcaggagcaaTCCGTGCTGGGGGTCCCAAAAAGGGGCAGATGCAGCTGCATGGAGATGCAAAGGCTCCCAGTGGAG GTCATCACCCACATCCTCAGCTTCTTGCCCATCGCTGACAGGAAGGAGGCCTCTCTGGTGAATCACACCTGGTACTTTGCGGCTCAGGACTCCCTGCGGCAG GAGAACATCCTGTACAACATCCCagccacctccacctccctggctGCCATTGAGAGCCTGGCTAGACGGCGCGTGAGCTGCGTCAGCCTGACCAGCCTCGACGGCTCCACCGTTTCCCGGGACGTGATCCAGGCTGTCTCCTGTCACTTGGGGCCACATCTGCAGAGCTTGTCTCTGCGTGGGAGCAGCCTGACCGAAACATCATTCCTGCACCTCCTCCTTGCCTGCCCTTGCCTCTCCTCGCTGGATCTGAGTGGCTGCAACAGCCTCTTCATGTCTGGGACGCTGCTCTCCAAGCCAGAGACCATCGGCCAAGCCCGAGAAGCGCTGACCAATCTCCAGGAGCTGAACCTGGCCGGCCTGCGCTACCTGTCAGATCTCAGTTTCAACCGGCTGACTGGCTGCGCGCCGCGCCTGGCCAGACTCTCGCTGGCTCGCTGCCACCTCACCTTTGAGTTTGACCCCTACCGCGGGTCCAGCAACTAcaactccactgccctgctgtCCTTCCGCAACCTCCTGCGGTTCCTGAAGGAGCGGGCCAGCAGCCTCCGGGCCTTGGACTTGAGTGGCACCAGCATTACCTTGCCAGCGATGAGGTCCCTGGTGCAAGTGGAGGGGCTGCGCCTGCAGGAACTCGTGCTGCAGAACTGCCGGGACCTCTCCAACGAGGCCGTCAGCCTCCTCTGTACGCACCAGCCCCACCTGACTGCGCTGGACCTCACCGGGTGCTCTGAGCTGTCCGACCGGGCCACCCTCGCTGTGTCAGCAGGGCTGCGAGCCCTGCAGAGCTTGCGCCTGGGGAAGCTCCAGAGGCTGACGGACGGGGGTTTCCTGGGCATTGCTGAGCTCCGGAGCCTGCAGAACCTGGACCTATCTGAGTGCAGCCTCGTGAGCGGCAGCGAGCTGGTGAAAGTGTGCTCCTCCCCTGAGCTGCGGCCTAACCTGGCCTCCCTCAGCTTTGCCTTCTGCTCTCTGCTCAGA gaTAGCTCTGTCCTCTCGCTGGCCAGGTCCCTAAGCCCCAGTCTGCGGGTATTAGATCTCTCCTCTTGCGTCTCCATCACCAACGTGAGCATCCAAGCGatttcctcccacctcccccagctgATTGTCCTGCGATTGGCCTGGTGCAAGGAGCTGACGGACTGGGGTCTCCTGGGCGCAGAGGAGCCCAGAGAGGAGTGTAACCATCGCAGAGAG AACCTGGAGCAGGATCCCAAGGCCCTCAGCGACTCCTCCTGGAAGGAGTCCCAGAAGCAGCCCCGAGCCTCCCTGCAGGCACTACAGCATCTGCAAGAGCTCGACCTCATGGCCTGCAGCAAGCTGACTGACACCAGCATCACCAAGGTATGGAGAGCCCGGCTGTGGACTGGGGCTCAGCCAGCCCAGCAGCTGTCCCTCATATGCAGCCTGTACTCGAGAGAGATCCTCCTGGGCTGCATGTTCCTGTGTACACACCAGGGGAAACGCTGCCGGGCGCTAACAGCTCCCTCTCAGCACCGGATTATGTCACCACTGCCCACCAGGTGCCCACGTGACTCAGGGCACTGGGGTGGAGGAATCAGTCTCCGATCTGCCTCTCCAGCTTTGAGTGCTGCTGGGGAGCTGCAGTGTGGATGGGTGGGCCGTGCGCCAGGCTGCGTGGGTTCGAAGCTGTCCTGCCAGCAGAAagcaaccccctcctgcacagcgcCAGCAGCGATACTGACCCAGGGGAGAGATTCGGGGGTAGGACTTCATTCCTCAGAGCTCCCTGGTGCCACGGCTCTGGGGGGAAGCCGGGCGGAGGACGCCTTTCCTCTCTTTCCAAACACTTTGTGCTCTGAAGTTTTCTTTGCAAGCCTTGCCCAGGACGGGAGCCGGTGGTGA